The following coding sequences lie in one Methylosinus trichosporium OB3b genomic window:
- a CDS encoding type II toxin-antitoxin system Phd/YefM family antitoxin gives MLTINLRDAKAGFSSLVDEVVKGEIVTITRHGKPVAALVSVEAAEIARKALERKRAGLVSYLRTFPGGEFPRNRKPSRDVEL, from the coding sequence ATGCTGACCATCAACCTCAGAGACGCCAAGGCTGGATTTTCCAGCCTCGTTGATGAAGTCGTCAAAGGAGAGATCGTGACCATTACCCGTCATGGTAAGCCCGTTGCGGCCCTGGTTTCGGTCGAGGCGGCGGAGATCGCGCGCAAGGCGCTCGAACGCAAACGGGCGGGCCTTGTCAGCTATCTCAGGACATTCCCAGGCGGAGAGTTCCCGCGTAACCGCAAACCATCGCGGGATGTCGAGCTTTGA